One genomic window of Daphnia pulex isolate KAP4 chromosome 10, ASM2113471v1 includes the following:
- the LOC124206307 gene encoding uncharacterized protein LOC124206307, translating to MAFKLALLFGVIAFASVYVSATTTTTVTTSVTTVSADDDSEGGLSLSSHDRSVIRKTWDQARRDGDVPPQILFRFIKAHPEYQKMFSKFASVPQNELLTNGNFLAQAYTILAGLNVAIQSLSSQELMASQLNALGGAHKPRGATPIMFEQFGAVLEEVLAEELGSSFNAEAKSAWKNGLTALVAGISKTLKNPQDLADPQTKLSARQVRDVQRSWENIRSGRNAMVSSIMIKLFKETPRIQKYFTKFANVPVGSLSGDAEYNKQVALVADRLDTIVSATGDKLQLLGNINYMRYTHAARSIPRSAWEDFGRLLMESLSASGVSSDDLASWKGALGVLVNGISPKN from the exons ATGGCTTTCAAACTAGCCCTTCTCTTCGGCGTGATCGCTTTCGCCAGCGTTTATGTG TCTGCAACCACGACGACCACCGTCACCACTTCCGTCACCACCGTCTCGGCCGATGATGACAGCGAGGGTGGACTCTCGTTGAGCTCTCATGACCGCAGTGTCATCCGCAAGACCTGGGACCAGGCCAGGAGAGACGGCGATGTTCCTCCTCAGATTCTCTTCCGCTTCATCAAGGCTCACCCCGAATACCAGAAGATGTTCAGCAAGTTCGCCAGCGTTCCCCAAAACGAACTGTTGACCAACGGAAACTTCTTGGCCCAGGCCTACACCATTTTGGCCGGTTTGAACGTCGCCATCCAGTCCCTGTCCAGCCAGGAGCTGATGGCCAGCCAACTCAATGCTCTCGGTGGAGCCCACAAGCCCCGTGGTGCTACTCCCATCATGTTCGAG CAATTCGGTGCCGTCCTCGAGGAAGTCCTCGCTGAAGAGTTGGGCAGCTCCTTCAACGCTGAGGCCAAGAGCGCCTGGAAGAACGGACTTACCGCTTTGGTTGCCGGCATCTCCAAGACCCTGAA GAACCCACAAGATTTGGCTGATCCCCAGACCAAATTGTCTGCCCGCCAAGTTCGTGACGTCCAGAGGAGCTGGGAAAACATCAGAAGTGGCCGCAACGCTATGGTCTCTTCCATCATGATCAA GCTCTTCAAGGAGACTCCCCGCATCCAGAAATACTTCACCAAGTTCGCCAATGTCCCAGTGGGATCTTTGAGCGGCGACGCCGAGTACAACAAACAAGTCGCCCTGGTCGCTGACCGTCTGGACACCATCGTCTCGGCTACCGGCGATAAACTTCAACTTTTGGGCAACATCAACTACATGCGCTACACCCACGCCGCCCGTAGCATTCCCCGTAGTGCTTGGGAG GACTTTGGCCGTCTTCTGATGGAGTCTTTGTCTGCCAGCGGTGTCTCCTCTGACGATTTGGCTTCCTGGAAGGGCGCTTTGGGTGTCCTTGTCAACGGAATCTCTCCCAAGAATTAA